The following DNA comes from Cellulomonas soli.
GCCCTTCGTCCCGGAGCGCGGTCTGCTCTTCGGCGGCGACTACAACCCCGAGCAGTGGTCGCGCGAGACGTGGCTCGAGGACGTCGAGCTGATGCGCCAGGCCGGCGTGACCACGGTGACCGTCGGCGTCTTCTCCTGGTCGTGGCTCGAGCCCGAGGAAGGCGTGTGGGACTTCGGCTGGTTGGACGACGTCCTCGAGCTGCTGCACGCGAACGGCATCGACGTGCTGCTCGCGACGCCGACCGCCTCCCCGCCGCCGTGGTTCACGCTCGCGCACCCGGACGGTCTGCCCGTGGGCCCCGACGGCGTGCAGCGCTGGCACGGCAGCCGCGACACCTACTGCCTGTCGGCCCCGTCGTACCGGGACGCCTCGCGTCGGGTGGCCCGGGCGCTGGCCGAGCGGTACGGGTCGCACCCGGCGGTGGTCGGCTGGCACGTGCACAACGAGTACGGCACGGTCTGCTGGTGCGACCACGTCGCGGCGTCGTTCCGCCGCTGGCTGCAGGGGCGGTACGGCGACCTGGCCACCATGAACGACGCCTGGGGCACCGCCTTCTGGTCGCTGCGGTACACCGCGTGGGAGCAGGTGCTGCCGCCGCGCACCACGCAGTACCTGCACAACCCCGGGCACGCGCTGGACTTCCGCCGGTTCGTCTCCGACGAGCTGCTCGCGTGCTTCACCGAGCAGCGCGACGAGATCCACGCATCCGGGTCGACGCTGCCGGTGACGACCAACCTCATGCTCCCGTCGTGGAACCACTGGGAGCAGTGGTCGTGGGCCCGCGAGCAGGACCTGGTCAGCATCGACCACTACTTCGACACGGCCGGTCCGGACGGCGAGGCGCACGTGGCGTACGCGGCGGACCTGACGCGCTCGTGGTCGCAGGGACGCCCCTGGCTGCTCATGGAGCAGTCGGCCGCCGCGATCACCGTCGACGGCACGAGCGTGCCCAAGGCACCCGACCGGATGGTCCGCAGCTCGCTGGCGTACGTGGCCCGCGGCTCGCAGGGCGCCCTGTTCTTCCAGTGGCGGGCCTCGACCGCGGGTGCCGAGACCTGGCACAGCGCGCTCGTGCCGCACGCCGGCGCGGACTCCGAGACCTTCCGGGCCGCGACCGGGCTCGGCTCGACCCTGCGCGAGCTCGCCGCGGTCGCCGTCCCGCCTGCCGAAGGGCCCGTGGTCGCCACCGACGTCGCGGTGCTGTGGCACGCGGACGGGTGGTGGGCGCTCGAGACGGACGGCCTGCCCTCGGACCGGTTGTCCTACCCCGACACGCTGCGGCGCACGCACCGCGCGCTGTACCGGCTCGGGCTGCCCGTCGACTTCGTCCCGCCGGGCGGCGACCTGTCCCGCTACCGCCTGCTCGTCGTGCCCGCGCTCTACGCGATGGACGACCAGACGGTGGCCTGGCTCGAGCGCTACGTCCGTGAGCAGGGCGGGCGGCTCGTGGTGCACCACCTGACGGGCATCGCCGACGCGTCGATGCGCGTGACCACCGGCGGCTACCCCGGTCGGCTGCGCGACCTGCTGGGCGTGCGGGTCGAGCAGGTGCGCCCCCTGGCGCGCGACGAGGAGCTCGTGCTCGACGACGGCAGCCGTGCGTCCGTGTGGTCCGAGCTCGTGCACCTGACGGGTGCCGAGACGGTCCGCACCTACGCGGGCGGCGTGCTCGACGGGCGCCCCGCCGTGACCGAGCACCGCACGGGCGCCGGAGTCGCGGTGTACGTCTCGGCGCAGCTCGACGAGAGCGACCTGGACCGGTTCGTGGCCGCGCAGGTCGCGCTCGCCGACGTGCGGCCGGTGCTGGCGACCCCCGCGCCGACGGCGGTCGAGGTCGTCCGCCGCCGCGGTGCCGCACAGGACCACCTGTTCGTGCTCAACCACGGCGACGTGCCGGTCGTGGTCAGTGGGCCCGCCGCGACGGAGCCGACGACGGTCCCCCCGGGCGGCCACCTCGTCGTCGCGGTCCCCACCGACGAGCCGGCGCCGCTGCAGGCGTGGACCGTGCGCGAGCAGGACCAGGGATGATGAGGGCGCGCGCGGCACACCCCCAGGCCGCCGGGAGGAGGTGGACGCCGTGCGGATCGACCCCAACTCCCGGAACATCCAGGGCATCACGTCGTTCCTGACGTTCGTCGCGCTCAACGTGCTGTACCTGCTGACGTGCCTGCCCGTGGTCACGATCGGCGTCGCCACCTCGGCGCTCTACGAGGTGACGATCCGCTACTCCGACGACGAGCGCGGGCGCCCCCTCAAGGACTACCTGCTGGCGTTGCGCGCCAACGTCCGGCGGGCGACGCTCGTCTACCTCGCGCTCGTGGTGCCGGCCGGCGTGCTCCTGTTCAGCGGGGTGTTCTGGTTGTCGTCGGGCAGCTCGATCGGGGCCGCGGCGGCGACGATCGCGTTCCTCGCGAGCGCCTACCTGCTCGCGGCGTTCCTCTTCGGGATGGCCCTGGTCGCGCAGTTCGACACGGGTGTGCGGCGGACCGTGCGCAACGCGCTGCTGCTGCCTGCAGCGGAACCGGTGCGTACCTTCGGTATCGTCCTGATCCCGGTGACAGTGGTGGCCGTGACGATCGTGTTCCCCACGTTCCTCGTGGTCCTGGTGACCGTGGCGTTCTCCGTGGGTGCCTACGCGAGTGCTTTCCTGTTCAGGGGGGTGTTCGCGCGCCACGCGGGCTGAGGGGGCGAAGAGGGCAGGGCGATCCTGCCGCCGCCCCGGCGATGGTGCGTGGCGACGAGGAGCGGGACAGGATGCAGCAGCGCAAGCGCGCGAAGGCGCCGAGCATGGTCGACGTGGCGCACGCGGCGGGCGTGGGGCTCGTCACCGTCAGCCGTGTCCTCAACGATCCCGACGTGGTCAGCGAGGAGACGCGCCAACGCGTGCAGGAGGCCATCGACCGGCTCGGCTACCGGCGCAACGACCTGGCCCGCGCGCTGAAGAGCGGGCGGTCGACGACCATCGGCGTCGTCATCGCCGGTTCCGAGGTCTTCGAGCTGTCCTCGATCCTGCGCGGTGTCGACGGTGCCGCGCAGGCCGCGGGGTACTGGGTGAGCCTGGCGAGCTGGCAGCACGGTGCGATCGCGCGCCTGTCCGAGCTCGTGGACCGGTTGGCCGACCAGGCGGTCGAGGGTGTCGCGATCGTGGCGGACCACCCGCTCGAGCCGGCCGTCGTCGAGCGCATGGCAGCTCGCCTGCCCGTCACCGTGGTCCGGTCCGGTGACCTCGACCTGCCGTCCGTCAGCTCGGTCGAGATCGACCAGCGGGTGGGCGCACGGCTGGCCACGCAGCACCTGCTCGACCAGGGCCACCGCCGGGTCGTGCACCTCACCGGACGTCTCGACGCGTTCGACGCGCAGGCCCGGCAGAGCGGCTGGGCCGACACCATGCGCGACGCCGGCCTCCCGGAGGACCAGCTGGAGGGCGACTTCACCGCGGCGAGCGGCTACCGGCTCACGCAGGAGGTGCTGAGCCGCGCCGATCGGCCGACGGCCCTGTTCGTGGGCAACGACCTCATGGCGGTGGGCGTGCTCGCGGCGCTCGCGCAGGCCGGCGTCGACGTGCCGGGGGACATGTCCGTGGTGGGCTTCGACGACATGGCAGGGGCGGACTTCCTGGTCCCGGCGCTGACGACCGTGCGGCAGGACTTCGTGACGCTCGGACGCACGTCGATCGAGTCGCTCGTCGCGCTCATCGGCGGGCACCAGCCGGAGCACCACCTGATCCCGCCGTCGCTCGTCGTCCGGGCCAGCTCGGGGCCGGTCGCGCCGGGCGCCTGACCCTCGTCCGCCCGGACGCCGGTCGCGCCCGCCTGGCGGTGCCGGGCACGTCTCCCTGAGGCGCGCCCGGTCAGTGGCTGTGCGGCACGCCCAGCTCGTGCAGGCGTTCGTGCTCCTCGCGCGCGGCCAGCCGGGCGGCGACGCGTGCCGCGACGTCCTCGCGACGCAGCGGCGGCACCGTGCTGGGCGGGTTGCGGCGCTCGGGCAGGTCGGCGAGCGCCTGGGCGGTCGCGGCCGTCACCGCGGCGACCGCGGCGTCGAACGCCTCGCGGGTCGTGTCGGTGACCTTGGTGATGCCCGTGACCTTGCGGACGTACTGCACGGCGGCGGCCTCGATCTCGTCAGCCGTGGCGGGCGGCTCGAGCCCTCGCAGGGTGGTGATGTTGCGGCACATGGCTCGACGCTACGCGGGCAGGAGAAATCACGTTGACTCCGGCATTGACGGTGGCAACGTTTCCAGTGCATGCTGACCCCCGTCCGGAGGCACGCACCGAAGCTGCCTCCGCCGTCCGTCAAGGGAGACAGGATGCACACCCCGGTACGCACGACCCCGGTCGGTGCCCCTCAGCAGGACGGCCGGTCGTGACCGCGGTCCAGGTGCGCGCACCCCACGCAGCACCCGAGAGCACGCCGCCGATCACCGGCCCCAGGCCGAGCAACCCGCCACGACGCAAGTCCATGGTGATGCTCCTGTGCATCGCGCCGTTCCTGGTGCTGATCTTCCTGTTCTCGTACTTCCCGCTGTTCGGCTGGGTCTACTCGCTGTACGACTACAAGCCCGCGCTCGGCCTGTCCGGGAGCGAGTTCGTCGGCCTGCAGTGGTTCCAGATGCTCGTCAGCTCCCCGACGCAGCTCGCGCAGATCGGCCAGGTGCTGCTCAACACCCTGGCGATCAGCTTCCTCGGTATCGCCGCCTCGGTGCTCCCGCTGGGATTCGCGGTGATGCTGAACGAGGTCAAGGCGCCCTGGTTCAAGAACGCCGTGCAGACCCTCACCACGCTGCCCAACTTCATCTCCTGGGTGCTGGTGTACGTCATCGCGTTCTCGCTGTTCTCCTCGAGCGGCCTCGTCAACGACGTGCTCGTCGACTCCGGTCTCGTGACGGCGCCCCTGAAGTTCCTCGACAGCGACCAGCACGTGTGGCTCTCGATGGCCGCCTGGAGCGTGTGGAAGACCCTCGGGTGGGGCGCGATCATCTACCTCGCCGCGATCTCGGGTATCGACCAGTCGCTGTACGAGTCGGCGCGGATCGACGGCGCCGGACGCTTCCAGCTCATGCGGTACATCACCGTCCCGCAGCTCATGCCGACGTACATCGTCCTGCTGCTGCTCTCGATCGCGAACCTGCTGAACAACGGCATGGAGCAGTACTACGTGTTCCAGAACGCGTTCAACAAAGAGCATCTGCAGGTGCTGGACCTCTACGTCTACAACATCGGCATGACAGGCAACAGCCTCTCGCTCGCCACCGCCGTGGGCATGCTCAAGAGCCTGGTCTCGGTCGCCCTGCTGTTCGCCGTCAACGGGATCGCCAAGCGCGTGCGCGGCGAGTCCATCGTCTGAGGAGGAGCGACCCATGACCACCCTCGTCACCACCGCCAGGCGCGGCACGCGTGCCTCGCGCACCGTCGGCGACGTGCTCTTCACGGCGCTCAACACGGCCGGGTTCGTGCTCGTCGCGCTGATCTGCGCGTACCCGTTCTACTACCTGGTCATCAACTCGATCAGCGCCAACGACGTCTCGGCGCTCGGCAACGTGCGTCTGTGGCCGACCGGGCTGCACCTGGCGAACTTCCGCGAGGTGTTCTCGATCAACGGGCTGTCGACGGCCGCCGCCGTGACGATCGCCCGCACCGTGATCGGCACCTCGGCCACGGTGTTCGCCTCGGCGTTCCTCGGGTTCATGTTCACCCAGGAGCGGATGTGGGGCCGGCTGTTCTGGTACCGCTTCACGGTCACCACGATGTACTTCAGCGCGGGCCTGATCCCGGTCTTCATCGTCATGAAGAACCTGGGCCTGACGAACAACTTCCTGGTCTACATCCTGCCGCTCGTGGTGCAGCCGTTCTTCATCATCCTCGTGAAGACGTACGTGGAAGGGCTCCCACGGGAGATGCAGGAGGCGGCCGAGGTCGACGGCGCGAACATCGTGCAGGTCTTCTTCCGGATCTACCTGCCGAGCATGACGCCGATCCTCGCCACGGTCGCGATCTTCGCCGCGGTCGCGCAGTGGAACTCGTTCCAGGACACGTTGATCTACGTCACCGACCAGTCGCTCTACACGCTGCAGTACCTGCTCTACATGTTCATCAACCAGGCCAGCAGCCTCGCGCAGGCGGCTCAGAACGCCGACGGCAACATCGGCCTGGTCGCCTCGGCGGCCACGACGCAGACGCCGACGTCGATCCGCATGACCGTGTCGGTGATCGTCGTGCTGCCGATCATCTTCATCTACCCCCTGTTCCAGCGTTTCTTCGTGAAGGGCATCATGCTCGGCGCCGTCAAGGGCTGACGTCGCAGAACCCCCGGAAAGGACAGCAATGAAGCTTGTCAGAAAGATGCCGGTCGTCGCCGTCGCCGTCGTGGCCGCGACGATGCTCGCCGGATGCACAGGTTCCGAGCCAGACGCCGAGGCGAAGGTCGTCACCGAGTTCCCCGAGGAGTGGTCGGAGCCGATCACGATCGACGTGTTCGACAGCCTCGCGAACTACATGGGCGTCCAGGAGGGCTGGTTCGCCAAGATCGTCGAGGACAAGTTCAACATGAAGCTCAACATCATCGCGCCGAACGTGGCCGGTGGTGGAGACACCCTCTACAACACGCGCGTCTCGGCGGGTGACCTGGGCGACCTCATCATCGTCGACCGCGGCACCAAGCTCGACGAGCTCGTCGAGGGTGGTCTGGCGGCCGACATGACGCCGTACTACGGCGCCATGACGAACGTCGCGGCGTACGACACCGCGGTGCAGCACGCGAACGAGAGCCTGGGCGGCCTGTACGGCATCCCGACCTCGGTGTCGTCGATCAAGCCGACCGAGCCGTCCGAGGGCATCGACCCCACGTTCGGGCCGTTCGTGCGGTGGGACCTGTACGCCGACCAGGGCTACCCCGAGCTGGGCACGCTCGAGGACCTGCTCCCCGTCCTGAAGAAGATGCAGGACGCCAACCCCACGGCCGACAACGGCGAGCCCGTCTACGCCCTCTCCCTGTTCAAGGACTGGGACGGCAACATGATGGTCACCGCCAAGCAGCCGGCGTGCTTCTACGGCTACGACGAGCTCGGTTTCGTCCTGGCGAAGGCTGACGGGTCGGACTACCAGAGCCTGCTCGACAGCGACTCGGAGTACATCCGCAGCCTGAAGTTCTACTTCGACGCCAACCAGATGGGCCTGGTCGACCCGGAGTCCACCACGCAGAACTACGACACCCTGTTCTCGAAGTTCCAGAACGGTCAGGTGCTGTTCTCCTGGTGGCCGTGGCTGGGCCAGACCGCCTTCAACACGGCGGAGAACACGGCCGCGGGCAAGGGCTTCGAGCTCGTCCCGATCGACGACCAGGAGATCTTCTCCTACGGTGCCGAGGCCTACGGGGCCAAGACCGAGATGGTCATCGGCTCGCAGGCCGAGGACCCGGAGCGCATCGCCGCGTTCATCGACTGGCTGTACTCCGCAGAGGGTGTCTACGCCAACGCCAACCAGACGGCCGGCACGGCCGGTCCGGAGGGCCTGACGTGGGAGCTCAACGCCTCGAACGAGCCGGAGCTGACCGAGCTGGGCCAGCAGATGGCCCTCGAGGGTGACGCCGCGGTTCCTGAGGAGTGGGGTGGCGGCGAGTACGTCGCGGGTGCCTCCGCGCTCAACACGACGACCGTCGTCGCAGCGGACGTCGACCCGGCCACCGGGTTCTCGTTCAACTACAAGACGTGGCCGACGTACCAGGCGCTGGTCCAGACCCCGCTGAGTGAGGACTGGTCGGCCCACATGGACGGCGCGACGACCACGATGGAGTACCTGCGGTCCAACGACCAGCTGCTCGTGGCCCCCGGTGCGAGCTTCGCGGCGCCGGCGGACTCCTCCGAGATCGAGGCGCTCCGCAACCAGGTCAAGGCGATCATCGTCCAGTACTCGTGGCAGATGGTCTTCGCCAAGGACGAGGCCGAGTTCAACTCGCTGCTCAGCGAGATGCAGACGCAGGCCTCCGGTCTGGGCTACGACAAGGTGCTCGAGTTCGACATGACGAACGCCCAGGCGCAGGACGACGCGCGGAAGGCAGTCGCAGCCGAGCTCGGCTGATCTGAACGACGACGCCCTCGTCGACGGAGGACCTGGTCCTTCGCGGCGGGGGCGTCGCCGTGCCCGGGGGTGTCTCGTTCCGGATCCCAGCGCCCCGCGGTAGGCGTGCGCCGCGGGGCCGCGAGGCGGCTCAGCCCTCGGAGGGGCGCAGCTCCTCGATCCGCTCGCGGGAAGGCAAAGAACGTCCAGCGGTGACGTCGGCCAGCTCCTGGTCGATCTGCGCGCCGGGCACGCCGGCCATGGTGAGGAACACCCGGTACCAGGCGAGCGTGGACGGGTCGTCGTCGCCGTCCTCGAGGTCGTCGAGGACCTCCTCGGGGGCGTCGTCCGGCCAGTGCGCCCACTGCCCGTACGCCTGGAGCGCCGCGTCGGCCTGGCGCTGCCGCGCGGGGTCGGCGGTGCGCATGCTGTTCAGCTGGGCCAGGGCGGTGAGCAGCCCCGCGCGTGAGGCGTCCGCCTGCCGCAGGGCGGGCGCGAGGTGCTCGGCGCGGTCGAGCAGGGCGATCCGCCAGGTCGGGTCGAGGTCGTCGTGGACGGCCTCGAGGATCTCGGTGATGGCCTCGGCGAGTGCGTCGGGGGCACCGCCGGCGGCCTCGAGGAGGACGGGTCCGATCTGGTCGAAGGGTTCGCCGCGGGTGTAGGCGTCGCGCAGAGCAGCCGCTGCCTCGGCGGGATCGGCCGGGGCCGGCCGGGCTGACGCGCGAGCCGGGGCGGCGGGTGCGGGGGCCGAGGTGACCGGTGGGCCAGAGGTCGGTCGGCGGGCGGCCTTGTTGCGGGTCGGGCCGTACTTGATGACCTTGAGGCCGTTCTTGAGGACCTTGTAGGCCTCGGGCTTGGTCGTGTAGAGCGGTGCGTCGTAGATGATCGCGGTGGCTGCGCACAGCAGGTCGGTGCGGTCGAGCTCCGTGGAGTAGTGCAGCCGTACGTCGCTGACGATCTGGGCGTACATGCGCAGCACCAGGTGGTCGACCGGCACGGGGATGCTGCGGTCCCACGGGCGGTAACCGCGTTCGGGGAACAGTTCTCCGGACTGCTCGCGTTCGCCGAGCATGACGGCCATCTCGATGGCCAGGGCCGCGCTGACGAACAAGGCGTCGTCCGGGGCGAAGAGCGCGGGGTCCACTCCGGCCAGGATCACCGACAGATCGACCGTCACGACGCGCGCCGTCTCCACGTCCACCGGTACCGGGGCCGGCAGGCCATGACCGGGCTGCCTCTGCCCGCGGAGCACGATCGGCATCCCGTTGGGTGCGCGCCGCACACCGAGCGCCTCACCGGCCGTCGGGTCGGCCAGGGCCGGGTAGCTGAGGAACTGACCAGACGGGACCGACACGACCGCGCAGGGCGCGCCGGCCTCGTCGAGCACCGTCATGGACTGGGAACCGACGGTCGGCGGAGCGGGTCGGTCGAGCATCCGGTCGGCCCCGGCGCGGGAGCCCACCGCGTTGCCGGCAGACAGCGGAAGGATCCCGGGACCGCTCTGGGGGCGGGCGAGTCCCGCGCGGAGGTAGGCCTGCGGCGCGGGCAGAGCGTCATCGATTCGCACGAATGGCACACGCGGGAGGCTAGCACCAGCCGATAGTGTCCCGACAGGAGTCATGCAACCGCGCAGGGGGAAACGGACATTATGACTAATTCGGCTGTG
Coding sequences within:
- a CDS encoding ABC transporter substrate-binding protein, with amino-acid sequence MKLVRKMPVVAVAVVAATMLAGCTGSEPDAEAKVVTEFPEEWSEPITIDVFDSLANYMGVQEGWFAKIVEDKFNMKLNIIAPNVAGGGDTLYNTRVSAGDLGDLIIVDRGTKLDELVEGGLAADMTPYYGAMTNVAAYDTAVQHANESLGGLYGIPTSVSSIKPTEPSEGIDPTFGPFVRWDLYADQGYPELGTLEDLLPVLKKMQDANPTADNGEPVYALSLFKDWDGNMMVTAKQPACFYGYDELGFVLAKADGSDYQSLLDSDSEYIRSLKFYFDANQMGLVDPESTTQNYDTLFSKFQNGQVLFSWWPWLGQTAFNTAENTAAGKGFELVPIDDQEIFSYGAEAYGAKTEMVIGSQAEDPERIAAFIDWLYSAEGVYANANQTAGTAGPEGLTWELNASNEPELTELGQQMALEGDAAVPEEWGGGEYVAGASALNTTTVVAADVDPATGFSFNYKTWPTYQALVQTPLSEDWSAHMDGATTTMEYLRSNDQLLVAPGASFAAPADSSEIEALRNQVKAIIVQYSWQMVFAKDEAEFNSLLSEMQTQASGLGYDKVLEFDMTNAQAQDDARKAVAAELG
- a CDS encoding ABC transporter permease — translated: MTAVQVRAPHAAPESTPPITGPRPSNPPRRKSMVMLLCIAPFLVLIFLFSYFPLFGWVYSLYDYKPALGLSGSEFVGLQWFQMLVSSPTQLAQIGQVLLNTLAISFLGIAASVLPLGFAVMLNEVKAPWFKNAVQTLTTLPNFISWVLVYVIAFSLFSSSGLVNDVLVDSGLVTAPLKFLDSDQHVWLSMAAWSVWKTLGWGAIIYLAAISGIDQSLYESARIDGAGRFQLMRYITVPQLMPTYIVLLLLSIANLLNNGMEQYYVFQNAFNKEHLQVLDLYVYNIGMTGNSLSLATAVGMLKSLVSVALLFAVNGIAKRVRGESIV
- a CDS encoding LacI family DNA-binding transcriptional regulator, translating into MQQRKRAKAPSMVDVAHAAGVGLVTVSRVLNDPDVVSEETRQRVQEAIDRLGYRRNDLARALKSGRSTTIGVVIAGSEVFELSSILRGVDGAAQAAGYWVSLASWQHGAIARLSELVDRLADQAVEGVAIVADHPLEPAVVERMAARLPVTVVRSGDLDLPSVSSVEIDQRVGARLATQHLLDQGHRRVVHLTGRLDAFDAQARQSGWADTMRDAGLPEDQLEGDFTAASGYRLTQEVLSRADRPTALFVGNDLMAVGVLAALAQAGVDVPGDMSVVGFDDMAGADFLVPALTTVRQDFVTLGRTSIESLVALIGGHQPEHHLIPPSLVVRASSGPVAPGA
- a CDS encoding type II toxin-antitoxin system VapC family toxin, giving the protein MPFVRIDDALPAPQAYLRAGLARPQSGPGILPLSAGNAVGSRAGADRMLDRPAPPTVGSQSMTVLDEAGAPCAVVSVPSGQFLSYPALADPTAGEALGVRRAPNGMPIVLRGQRQPGHGLPAPVPVDVETARVVTVDLSVILAGVDPALFAPDDALFVSAALAIEMAVMLGEREQSGELFPERGYRPWDRSIPVPVDHLVLRMYAQIVSDVRLHYSTELDRTDLLCAATAIIYDAPLYTTKPEAYKVLKNGLKVIKYGPTRNKAARRPTSGPPVTSAPAPAAPARASARPAPADPAEAAAALRDAYTRGEPFDQIGPVLLEAAGGAPDALAEAITEILEAVHDDLDPTWRIALLDRAEHLAPALRQADASRAGLLTALAQLNSMRTADPARQRQADAALQAYGQWAHWPDDAPEEVLDDLEDGDDDPSTLAWYRVFLTMAGVPGAQIDQELADVTAGRSLPSRERIEELRPSEG
- a CDS encoding DUF2277 domain-containing protein: MCRNITTLRGLEPPATADEIEAAAVQYVRKVTGITKVTDTTREAFDAAVAAVTAATAQALADLPERRNPPSTVPPLRREDVAARVAARLAAREEHERLHELGVPHSH
- a CDS encoding beta-galactosidase; the encoded protein is MTDARTPKPFVPERGLLFGGDYNPEQWSRETWLEDVELMRQAGVTTVTVGVFSWSWLEPEEGVWDFGWLDDVLELLHANGIDVLLATPTASPPPWFTLAHPDGLPVGPDGVQRWHGSRDTYCLSAPSYRDASRRVARALAERYGSHPAVVGWHVHNEYGTVCWCDHVAASFRRWLQGRYGDLATMNDAWGTAFWSLRYTAWEQVLPPRTTQYLHNPGHALDFRRFVSDELLACFTEQRDEIHASGSTLPVTTNLMLPSWNHWEQWSWAREQDLVSIDHYFDTAGPDGEAHVAYAADLTRSWSQGRPWLLMEQSAAAITVDGTSVPKAPDRMVRSSLAYVARGSQGALFFQWRASTAGAETWHSALVPHAGADSETFRAATGLGSTLRELAAVAVPPAEGPVVATDVAVLWHADGWWALETDGLPSDRLSYPDTLRRTHRALYRLGLPVDFVPPGGDLSRYRLLVVPALYAMDDQTVAWLERYVREQGGRLVVHHLTGIADASMRVTTGGYPGRLRDLLGVRVEQVRPLARDEELVLDDGSRASVWSELVHLTGAETVRTYAGGVLDGRPAVTEHRTGAGVAVYVSAQLDESDLDRFVAAQVALADVRPVLATPAPTAVEVVRRRGAAQDHLFVLNHGDVPVVVSGPAATEPTTVPPGGHLVVAVPTDEPAPLQAWTVREQDQG
- a CDS encoding carbohydrate ABC transporter permease, translating into MTTLVTTARRGTRASRTVGDVLFTALNTAGFVLVALICAYPFYYLVINSISANDVSALGNVRLWPTGLHLANFREVFSINGLSTAAAVTIARTVIGTSATVFASAFLGFMFTQERMWGRLFWYRFTVTTMYFSAGLIPVFIVMKNLGLTNNFLVYILPLVVQPFFIILVKTYVEGLPREMQEAAEVDGANIVQVFFRIYLPSMTPILATVAIFAAVAQWNSFQDTLIYVTDQSLYTLQYLLYMFINQASSLAQAAQNADGNIGLVASAATTQTPTSIRMTVSVIVVLPIIFIYPLFQRFFVKGIMLGAVKG
- a CDS encoding YesL family protein, with amino-acid sequence MRIDPNSRNIQGITSFLTFVALNVLYLLTCLPVVTIGVATSALYEVTIRYSDDERGRPLKDYLLALRANVRRATLVYLALVVPAGVLLFSGVFWLSSGSSIGAAAATIAFLASAYLLAAFLFGMALVAQFDTGVRRTVRNALLLPAAEPVRTFGIVLIPVTVVAVTIVFPTFLVVLVTVAFSVGAYASAFLFRGVFARHAG